The Daphnia magna isolate NIES unplaced genomic scaffold, ASM2063170v1.1 Dm_contigs402, whole genome shotgun sequence genome includes a window with the following:
- the LOC123468646 gene encoding alanine--tRNA ligase-like: protein MGFERLVRVIQEKTSNYDTDIFMPIIEANYIRAISFTIADGQIPSNTGASYVIRRILRRAVRYGYSFLDFQTPFMHQLVGLLAMNNAKSISGKDAFTLYDTYGFPFDLTQLMAQEAGIMVDEAAFEKELQIQKKDRQMRRTKLETEDWEIIHPELDGKATQFIGYTDFESNASIVKIRKVVAKNQSFYQIVLDKTPFYARKSGRDSEIQKLESMVNAKIQAQIDLKEEQNIPIDEAKSRGVMALFGEKYGEFVRVITFDAAFSQELCGGTHVKNTGEIEYFKIISESSISAGVRRIEAITSQAVLEFYQGKEAQLEEIALAMKNPQKLLPAIQNLMQETAQQEIIKNIATQLRAKHDDVAIALVYEEKEKLKVAIAISDAVQSSKSLMANQIAKELGQAFNGGGGGRPSFSVVTLDISTSKEAFSKKWLELVQK from the exons ATGGGATTTGAACGATTAGTTCGTGTCATTCAAGAAAAAACGAGTAATTATGATACCGATATTTTTATGCCAATAATTGAAGCG AATTATATTCGTGCTATTAGTTTTACTATTGCCGATGGACAAATTCCTTCCAATACAGGTGCCAGCTATGTGATTCGCAGAATTCTTCGACGTGCGGTTCGTTATGGATATTCGTTTTTGGATTTCCAAACGCCTTTTATGCATCAATTGGTGGGCTTGCTCGCCA TGAATAATGCAAAATCTATTTCGGGCAAAGATGCTTTTACTTTATATGATACGTATGGATTTCCGTTTGATTTGACGCAATTAATGGCGCAAGAAGCAGGTATTATGGTAGATGAAGCAGCTTTTGAAAAAGAActtcaaattcaaaaaaaggaTCGTCAGATGCGCCGTACAAAATTAGAGACTGAAGATTGGGAAATTATTCATCCCGAATTGGATGGAAAAGCTACGCAATTCATTGGTTATACCGATTTTGAAAGTAATGCATCCATTGTCAAAATTCGAAAAGTAGTCGCTAAGAATCAAAGCTTTTATCAAATTGTACTAGACAAAACGCCTTTCTATGCCAGAAAAAGTGGCAGAGATAGTG aaattcaaaagcTAGAATCAATGGTCAATGCCAAAATTCAAGCACAAATTGACTTGAAAGAAGAGCAAAATATCCCAATCGATGAGGCAAAAAGCAGAGGCGTAATGGCACTTTTTGGCGAAAAATATGGCGAATTTGTGCGAGTTATCACTTTTGATGCCGCTTTTTCGCAAGAATTATGTGGCGGTACGCACGTGAAAAATACAGGAGAGATTGagtatttcaaaattatttcagAAAGTTCTATTTCGGCGGGTGTTAGACGTATTGAAGCGATAACATCACAAGCTGTTTTGGAATTTTATCAAGGAAAAGAAGCTCAATTAGAGGAAATAGCGTTGGCTATGAAAAATCCTCAAAAACTTTTGCCTGCTATCCAAAACTTGATGCAAGAAACGGCTCAACAGG aaattatcaaaaatatAGCGACTCAATTGCGTGCAAAACACGATGATGTAGCGATTGCTTTGGTctatgaagaaaaagaaaaattgaaagtaGCTATAGCTATTTCCGATGCGGTTCAGTCTTCTAAGTCTTTGATGGCTAATCAAATAGCAAAAGAATTGGGGCAAGCATTCAATGGCGGCGGTGGCGGACGGCCAAGCTTTTCGGTGGTTACATTGGATATATCCACTTCCAAAGAAGCCTTCTCCAAAAAATGGCTCGAACTagttcaaaaataa